The Coffea arabica cultivar ET-39 chromosome 4e, Coffea Arabica ET-39 HiFi, whole genome shotgun sequence genome includes a window with the following:
- the LOC113742252 gene encoding uncharacterized protein has product MAALPSVGGLRHLNCFPWRQNFRHERIFNLPSSYLSTVASLPSSSSVSPNEDSEEIQFSTPPIKTAKKTSNGSINTAEENVDAKNKTDNDKKASYFPKRGQTLELVCENLAFKGKGVCKVADTGFVVMCDRALPGERFIGRVTRKKDNYAEVTKLKTITPHLDYVEAPCECAAYCGGCKTQNLLYEAQIRAKERQVRELVVHVGKFTFKDPEFNSIMKPIVPCDIQFHYRNKMEFSFGPKPWLPRKLLEEGYGDSHSYALGLHAPGFFDKILNVHKCLLQSEAANKVLAAVQAIWRDPGSGLSPYDVHSHTGFLKHLMLRTGRNVETGLPELMVNFVTSSYKPELLNSIVEKTVTIPEVASIVNNVNTSIGNTSVGEVEYTLYGKSTITEVLRGLVFQISANSFFQTNTYQAEVLYKLIEDCACLRGDGSEIVLDLFCGTGTIGLTLARRVRCVYGYEVVPQAVSDARRNAELNGIYNATFIEGDLNKIDEQFGNDFPKPDIVITDPNRPGMHIKLIRFLLKLKAKRIIYVSCNPATCARDLNYLCHGLPDQNIRGVYKLSSIQPVDMFPHTPHVECVCLLELDD; this is encoded by the exons ATGGCGGCGCTGCCTTCAGTCGGCGGACTCCGACACCTGAACTGTTTTCCGTGGCGTCAAAACTTCCGCCACGAAAGAATATTTAATCTTCCGTCGTCCTATCTCTCCACAGTCGCTTCACTGCCCTCTTCTTCATCAGTCTCTCCAAATGAAGACTCTGAAGAGATTCAATTCAGCACCCCTCCCATTAAAACAGCTAAGAAAACTAGTAATGGTAGCATAAATACGGCCGAGGAGAATGTCGATGCAAAAAATAAGACTGACAATGATAAGAAAGCTTCTTATTTTCCGAAGCGGGGGCAGACATTGGAGCTGGTTTGTGAAAACCTAGCTTTTAAAGGAAAAGGCGTGTGCAAAGTTGCCGACACAGGTTTTGTTGTAATGTGTGACCGTGCGCTTCCAGGCGAACGGTTCATCGGGCGTGTTACTAGGAAAAAAGATAATTATGCTGAG GTTACCAAATTGAAGACAATAACACCTCACTTGGACTATGTGGAAGCTCCATGTGAATGTGCTGCATACTGTGGAGGTTGTAAGACGCAGAATTTGTTGTATGAAGCCCAGATAAGGGCAAAGGAGCGGCAAGTTCGTGAATTGGTGGTACATGTTGGCAAGTTCACCTTCAAAGACCCTGAATTCAATAGCATAATGAAGCCCATTGTACCCTGTGATATCCAATTTCATTACAGAAACAAG ATGGAGTTTTCATTTGGGCCCAAGCCTTGGTTACCCCGAAAGTTGCTGGAAGAAGGATATGGTGACTCCCACAGCTATGCTTTGGGACTTCATGCTCCCGGCTTTTTTGATAAGATATTGAATGTGCACAAGTGTTTATTGCAGAGTGAAGCAGCAAATAAG GTTCTTGCAGCTGTGCAAGCTATTTGGAGGGATCCAGGATCGGGCCTTTCACCTTATGACGTCCACTCTCATACTGGTTTTCTGAAGCATCTAATGTTGAGAACTGGAAG GAATGTGGAAACTGGCCTTCCTGAGCTGATGGTGAATTTTGTCACCTCTTCATACAAGCCAGAGTTGTTGAACTCAATTGTGGAGAAAACTGTGACAATACCTGAAGTG GCAAGCATTGTGAACAATGTAAATACTTCCATAGGCAACACATCTGTGGGGGAGGTGGAATACACACTTTATGGCAAATCTACTATAACAGAGGTTTTAAGAGGGCTTGTATTTCAGATTTCTGCAAATTCTTTCTTTCAGACAAATACATACCAG GCAGAGGTATTATACAAACTAATCGAGGATTGCGCCTGTCTCAGAGGAGATGGCTCAGAAATTGTCCTTGACCTTTTTTGTGGGACAGGAACCATTGGACTTACACTTGCAAGAAG GGTAAGATGTGTTTATGGTTATGAAGTAGTCCCTCAGGCTGTCTCAGATGCACGTCGGAATGCCGAACTAAATGGCATATACAATGCAACTTTTATTGAGGGGGATCTAAATAAAATTGATGAgcaatttggaaatgattttccCAAGCCTGACATTGTTATTACAG ACCCCAATCGTCCGGGCATGCATATTAAATTGATTAGATTTTTGCTCAAGCTGAAGGCAAAGCGAATTATTTATGTGTCATGCAATCCAGCAACATGTGCTCGTGACCTCAATTATCTTTGTCATGGTTTG CCAGATCAAAATATAAGAGGTGTCTACAAATTAAGTAGCATACAGCCAGTGGACATGTTTCCGCACACTCCTCATGTTGAATGTGTTTGCTTGCTGGAACTTGATGATTAA